Proteins encoded in a region of the Oncorhynchus keta strain PuntledgeMale-10-30-2019 chromosome 3, Oket_V2, whole genome shotgun sequence genome:
- the c1d gene encoding nuclear nucleic acid-binding protein C1D isoform X2 has translation MAEDIPVEDYPTEIEEQLTGFESSVGAVNNMVQTILSMPRNELVKKLDPLEQAKLDLMSAYSLNSLFWMYLVTQGINPKEHAIKQELERIRTYMNRVKEITDRRKAARLDKAAASRFLRNALWNLEEGRSKDTPGCDPQDTPGCDPQDTPGRAPQHTPGRGQHRPDRGQRTPGRGQQKSFDGHQSKGPKLS, from the exons ATGGCAGAGGACATCCCTGTGGAAGACTACCCTACTGAGATTGAGGAGCAGCTCACAGGGTTTGAGTCATCAGTCGGTGCTGTCAACAACATGGTGCAGACCATCCTATCCATGCCAAGAAATGAGCTGGTGAAAAAA CTGGATCCTCTGGAACAAGCCAAGCTGGACCTAATGTCTGCATATAGCCTCAACTCTCTTTTCTGGA tgtacttggtCACACAAGGAATAAACCCAAAAGAACATGCAATCAAACAGGAGTTG GAGAGGATCAGGACGTATATGAACCGTGTGAAGGAGATCACTGACAGGAGGAAAGCAGCCCGTCTGGACAAAGCAGCGGCGTCTCGCTTCCTCAGGAACGCATTGTGGAACCTAGAGGAAGGGAGGTCAAAGGACACGCCGGGTTGTGACCCTCAGGACACGCCGGGTTGTGACCCTCAGGACACGCCGGGACGTGCCCCCCAGCACACACCAGGTCGCGGCCAGCACAGGCCAGATCGTGGCCAACGCACGCCAG GTCGCGGCCAGCAGAAAAGCTTTGATGGCCATCAGTCAAAAGGACCCAAACTCAGCTGA
- the c1d gene encoding nuclear nucleic acid-binding protein C1D isoform X1, producing the protein MAEDIPVEDYPTEIEEQLTGFESSVGAVNNMVQTILSMPRNELVKKLDPLEQAKLDLMSAYSLNSLFWMYLVTQGINPKEHAIKQELERIRTYMNRVKEITDRRKAARLDKAAASRFLRNALWNLEEGRSKDTPGCDPQDTPGCDPQDTPGRAPQHTPGRGQHRPDRGQRTPGRGQRTPGRGQHPPGRGQRTPGRGQRTPGRGQRTPGRGQQKSFDGHQSKGPKLS; encoded by the exons ATGGCAGAGGACATCCCTGTGGAAGACTACCCTACTGAGATTGAGGAGCAGCTCACAGGGTTTGAGTCATCAGTCGGTGCTGTCAACAACATGGTGCAGACCATCCTATCCATGCCAAGAAATGAGCTGGTGAAAAAA CTGGATCCTCTGGAACAAGCCAAGCTGGACCTAATGTCTGCATATAGCCTCAACTCTCTTTTCTGGA tgtacttggtCACACAAGGAATAAACCCAAAAGAACATGCAATCAAACAGGAGTTG GAGAGGATCAGGACGTATATGAACCGTGTGAAGGAGATCACTGACAGGAGGAAAGCAGCCCGTCTGGACAAAGCAGCGGCGTCTCGCTTCCTCAGGAACGCATTGTGGAACCTAGAGGAAGGGAGGTCAAAGGACACGCCGGGTTGTGACCCTCAGGACACGCCGGGTTGTGACCCTCAGGACACGCCGGGACGTGCCCCCCAGCACACACCAGGTCGCGGCCAGCACAGGCCAGATCGTGGCCAACGCACGCCAGGTCGTGGCCAACGCACGCCAGGTCGCGGCCAGCACCCGCCAGGTCGCGGCCAACGCACGCCAGGTCGCGGCCAACGCACGCCAGGTCGCGGCCAACGCACGCCAGGTCGCGGCCAGCAGAAAAGCTTTGATGGCCATCAGTCAAAAGGACCCAAACTCAGCTGA